The following coding sequences are from one Leishmania braziliensis MHOM/BR/75/M2904 complete genome, chromosome 36 window:
- a CDS encoding putative universal minicircle sequence binding protein produces the protein MSALTCYKCGEAGHMSRSCPRVAATRSCYNCGETGHMSRDCPSERKPKSCFNCGSTEHLSRECTNEAKAGADTRSCYNCGGTGHLSRDCPNERKPKSCYNCGSTEHLSRECPDRH, from the coding sequence ATGTCTGCTCTCACGTGCTACAAGTGTGGTGAAGCCGGCCAcatgtcgcgcagctgcccgCGCGTCGCGGCGACCCGCTCTTGCTACAACTGCGGTGAGACCGGCCACATGAGCCGCGACTGCCCCAGCGAGCGCAAGCCGAAGTCGTGCTTCAACTGCGGCTCGACGGAGCACCTGTCTCGCGAGTGCACGAATGAGGCCAAGGCCGGGGCCGACACCCGCTCTTGCTACAACTGCGGTGGCACCGGCCACCTGAGCCGCGACTGCCCGAACGAGCGCAAGCCGAAGTCGTGCTACAACTGCGGCTCGACGGAGCACCTGTCTCGCGAGTGCCCGGACCGCCACTAG